A stretch of DNA from Lawsonibacter asaccharolyticus:
GGACGCTTTTTGAATGGTTTTTCGGTTGGAAATGTGGTCAAAAACGCTTCCTGCCCGTGGCTGAAGGTCATGCAGCGGCCCGGACAGGGAGCGTTTTTTGTATCTCTATGCGGCTGTTCCTGCGTTGTAGGTCAGTCAGAAAAAATGTGTAAATGATTCCTGTTGTCTGCAACGCAGGATTTGCTGGTCTATAAACAGGGGGAGAAGACTCCCAGGGATGCCATAAAAGGCTCGGAAGACAAATTTCTTATACAAAATCGAAAGATGAAACCGAATGTGTCACCAATTGCCTCTGGTCCAAGTGATGATATGCTCTGCCGTCTCCTCAATTCCCATCACAGAACTGTTGATGCAGAAATCATAATTCTCCGGAACCCCCCAATTTCTGCCGGTATAGGTGTCATAGTATTTTTTTCGCTGTTTATCAATTTTTCTGATGGTGTCCTCCGCTTCTTTTGGCCCGAGGCCCTCGATCTCCATCCGGCGTCTGATACGATCCCCGAAGGGAGCGCAGATGAACAGGCTGATCACCGGGATGCCGGCAGATTTGAGGATGGCATCGGCACACCGCCCCACAATAATGCAGGGATCTTTCTGGGCAAGTTCCAAGATCACCTGGCTCTGCATCTCAAACAGGATGTCCTCCGCCGGCTGGCCCTTCCGCACCTGAGGTCCGCCCTCATAGACGCCGGTAAAGAGCCAGGGATTGGGTGCTTTTTCCTCTCTGCCCGCAAACAGTTCCTCCCGCAGTTCCGCTTTCTGTGCGGCCAGAGTGATCAGTTCCCGGTCATAGCACCTGATGTTCAGTTTCTCTGCCAGCCGTTTTCCAATCTCCCGGCCGCCGCTGCCGAACTGACGGCCCAAAGCAATGATCGGCATCTTCATGTTACGAATCCTCCTTACAAATCTGCTCCGCGGCCGGGCGCGGTTCCGTCATCCGCAGGGTAGCGCCGCGAACATGATCTTTCAAAAGCTGGTCGGTAAACCGGATCAGCTCTTCAGGGGTTCCCTGGATCTCGCCCAGCAGCCACTCCTCGATCATGCTTGCCAGCGCCCCCACATAAAATTTCGTCAGCAAATCAACTTCGTCATCGGATGCGTGGTAGTTCAGTGCTATGACGATCCGCTGGATCGTACTCTGTATGATAGCGTGAATATCTGTCTGAAAAAAGCGTTTCAGATGTTCCCGGCTCAAGGAGTGCAGGGCGCACAGGCAGACCGTCCGGTTTTCCTGAAGATACTGAAAGAGTTGGAGCAGGCCGTCCTGCCACAGCATCACACCCTCATGCTCCCGCAGCAGTGCCACAGCCTCCTGGTCGAACATCCAGCGCACTGCGTCGTAGATATCCTCAAAGTGGTAGTAAAAATGCTGCCGAGCCATGCCGCAGGACTGCATGATCTCCGCGATGGTAATTTTATTCAGAGGCTTTTGTGCCATCAAAGTTTTCAGTGCGGCGCAGATCTCCCGCTTGGCCGCCTCGCTGGCTTCGTATGTTCGCTGTCTCATCCCAACGACCACAGACCTTTCCTCGAATTCTTGATTTTATTTTAGCACAGATCCCAGGACTTATCATAGATGCAGATTGGGAGCAAGTGTCAGAAATCTGACATTTGCCCCTGTTCTGCATCTTGTTTTCCACCAAGAGATTTTTTATGCTGAAAGAAACCAAACCGGAAGGAGCGCGGCGCGATGACAGAGCAGTATCAAGTCACCATACAGGGTCAACTGGGTCCGCGGGAGGGAGTTCTGACCCTCAGTTATCAGGAGAGCTACATTACCGGATCACTGGATCTGGTGGGCTATGTCAACAAGGTGCAGGGCGTGCGGGCAGCGGATGGGACGCTCCATCTCTTTCATCCCATCCAAACGGTGGTGAGCACCATTCCCTGTGAGACCGTTTTAAGACTGCAGGCAGGGAGCCTGTGCGGAACATCTACCTCAAAATCCGCCCAGATGCGGTGGGAAGGCGCACTTCTCCATCAAGGACCCCGGGAGGCATCGGAACTGTGAGCAAGGGAACGGAAAAGTCATCCTTTTTTGAGAAACTGGCCACAGTCATCGTCGACAAAAGAAACCTGATCTTTTTTCTCTATGCCTGTGCCCTGATCTTCTGCCTGTTTTCCCGAAACTGGGTCAGCGTATGCAACGACATTACAGAGTATCTGCCGGAGACCACGGAGACCCGCCAGGGACTGACCCTCATGGAGGAGGAGTTTACCACCTTCGGCACCGCTCGGGTCATGGTCTCCCATGTGACCTATGAGATCGCGGAGGAACTGGCGGAGCAGATGGAGCAGATCGAGGGCGTCACCTCGGCCACCTTCGGGAGCAGCACCGTTGGCGCGGACACAGGAGGTGACGGTGAGCCGGAGACACCGGAGGACATCACGGAGTATTTCAAGGGGGCTGACGCCCTGATCTCCGTGACCTTTGACGGCGAGGAGGAGGACGAGATCAGCCTTGCCGCCCTGGCTGCCATCCGGGAACTGCTGGAGCCCTACGACTATTACATTGACAGTGCTGTAGGCAACTCACAGGCGGATTCTCTGGCCAGCGAGATGGGGACCATTCTAGCGGTGGCGGCGGTGATCATCGTGCTGGTGCTGCTGCTCACCTCCCGCTCCTATGCGGAGATCCCGGTACTGCTCATCACCTTTATCGTAGCGGCCCTGCTGAATCTGGGCACCAATTTTATTTTCGGGGAGATCTCCTTCGTCTCCAACTCTGTGACCGTGGTTTTGCAGCTGGCGCTGGCCATCGACTATGCCATCATCATGCTCCACCGCTTTCTGGAGGAGCGGGAGTACGCCGAGGACCGGGAGGCCTGCATCGCAGCGGTGAGCGCCGCCATTCCCTCTATCTCTGCCAGCAGCCTTACCACCATTTCGGGTCTGGCCGCTATGATGTTCATGCAGTTCCGGATAGGCTTTGACATGGGCATTATCCTCATCAAGGCCATTCTGTTCAGCATGCTCTCGGTCTTTACCCTGATGCCGGGCCTGCTGATGCTTTTTTCCAAGGCCATGGCAAAAACCCAGCACCGCAGTTTTGTCCCAAAGATCGACCGCTGGGGCAAGTTTACCCTGAAACTGCGCTATGTAGGCGTGCCCTTGTTCGCAGCGGCCATTGTGGCGGGCTTTCTGATGTCCAATCAGTGCCCCTATGTCTACGGCTACAGTCAGATTCAGACCGCCCGACAAAATGAGACCCAGATCGCCGAGAAGAAGGTCAACGAGACCTTCGGCACTCAGAACGTAATGGCGCTGATCGTGCCAAAGGGCGACTATATCAGTGAAAAGGCCCTGCTGGAGCGGCTGGAGACCTATGACCAGGTGGACTACGCCATGGGCCTTTCCAATGTGGAGGTCATGGACGGCTATATGCTCACGGACGCCCTGACGCCCCGGCAGTTTGCCGAGATGACGGATCTGGACTACGAGCTGGTATGTCTTGTTTATGCCGCCTATGCAGCGGAGGGCGAAGAGTACGGAAGGATCGTGGGCGGCCTGGATGACTATACAGTTCCGCTGATGGATATGTTTTTCTTTGCCTATGACAAGGTGGAGGAGGGCTATGTAGATCTGGACGAGGAGGAACAGGCGGATCTGGATGCTCTCTATGAACAGCTTTCTGACGCCCGAGAGCAGCTGCTGGGAGAGGACTACACCCGGATGCTGGTCAGTCTGGATCTGCCAGAGGAGGGGGAGGAGACTTTTGCTTTCCTCCAGACCATCCATGACGAAGCGGAGAGATACTATGACGCCGAAAACGTCTATCTGGTTGGGGACTCCACCAGTGACTATGACCTGTCTGTGTCCTTTGCCAGAGACAATGTGATGATCAGCGTGCTGTCGGTGGCCTTTGTCATTATCGTCCTGCTGTTCACATTCCAGTCGGTGGGCCTGCCCCTCCTGCTGATCCTGGTGATCCAGGGCAGTATTTGGATCAGCTTCTCCTTCCCTGGCGTGACCCAGCAGCCCATCTTCTTTATGAGCTATCTGGTGGTGACCTCCATCCAGATGGGGGCCAACATCGATTACGCCATTGTGATCTCCTCCTGGTACAACGAACTGAAGGAGAAGATGCCGCGGTCAGAGGCTATCGTCCAGGCGCTGGATCTGTCCTTTCCAACGGTGTTGACCTCGGGGAGCATCCTATCTGCCGCCGGGTTCCTGATCTCCCAGATCACTACGGAGCCAGCCATTGTGGGCATCGGCGAGTGCCTGTGCCGGGGAACGCTGATTTCCATGTTTTTAGTCATGTTTATCCTGCCCCAGATCCTGTACGTGGGAGACAAGATCGTGGAAAAGACCCGCTTCAACATCAAAGTTCCGGAGGTCAGCCACAGCGCCAGCGGCACCGTCTATGTAAATGGCCGGGTCCGGGGCCGGGTGTCCGGTGTGGTGGACGCCCACATCCAAGGCGTGATCTACGGAGACGTCTCCGGGATGCTGGAGACTGGAAGTTACCAGACCAAGGAGGTTCCAAAAGCAGATGAAACGGAAAAGCAGTAAATTCTTGAGTCTCCTGCTGGCGGCGGTCTTGCTCCTCTCCCTTATCGCTCCCGTTGCTCTGGCCGCTGGGACCGCCGATACCATCTATCTCCGCACGGCAGAGGATCTGGCGGGGTTCTCCCGGAACTGCACCCTGGACAGCTGGTCTCAGGGGAAAACCGTCTATCTGGAGGCGGACATTGATCTGACCGGCGTGGACTTTGCCCCCATCCCTACCTTCGGCGGCACCTTTGAGGGACAGGGACACACCATCTCCGGCCTGTCCATCACCGGCAGCGGCAATGTGCGGGGACTGTTTCGGTACATACAGCCCACCGGCTCTGTGCGGGATCTCCACGTCTCGGGCAGCATCTCTCCCGCTGACCGCAAAAACGTTCTGGGCGGCCTGGCAGGGAAGAACCAGGGGACCATCACGATGTGTTCGTTTTCCGGGACGGTAAGCGGATTGGACAGTATTGGCGGGATCGCAGGCATCAACGAAGCTCAGGGGGAGATCATCAACTGTGCTTTCTCCGGCTCTGTTACCGGGGAGCACTATGTGGGCGGCATTGCCGGACAGAACTACGGTTCTATCATCCAGTGTGAAAACAGCGGCAGCATCAACACCACAGAGGTGGACACGGAACTGGATCTGGACGCTTTGAATCGTGAGCAGCTCAATGCTGCGGAGAATGTACCTGTGTGTACTGACATTGGCGGCGTCGCCGGGTTTTCCTCAGGCATCCTGCAAAGCTGCGTCAACACCGGGGCGGTGGGGTATGCCCATGAGGGGTATAACATTGGCGGCATCGTAGGGCAGCAGTCCGGATATCTGAACGGCTGCACCAATTCCGGGATGATTTTGGGCCGGAAGGATGTGGGCGGCATTACCGGACAGTTGGTGCCGGAGGTGCGTCTGCTCTACACTGAGAGCCAGGTTGGCGACCTGTTGGATGAACTGGACGTGCTGCGAGACCTGATCGGCCGGACCAATGATGATGCCCGCAGCGCCTCCAACGAGATCTCTGAGCGGATGCAGGCTATTTCCGACCGGGCGGGGGAGGTCCAGGGGGCTATCAGTGGCTTGGCAGATCTCACCACAGACTGGGCCAATGAAAACATTGATGCGGTCAACAGCATGTCTGCCCGGATCTCCTGGCTCACGGATAAACTGTCTCCCATTATGGAGGATGCCACAGACGCGCTGGATCTGATGGAGAAGTTGGCTGGTCAGATGAATGATGTGATGGACGAGGCGCAGGAGGCCGGCGATCTGGCCCCCGATGCAGCGGACCGGTTTGAGGAGGTTATGGACGATCTGAGGGTCGCTGCCCGGCATGGCCGGGACTCGGCAGACCACCTAAAAGCGGCTATGGCGCACCTGCGGAATGTACTGGGGAATCCGGATACGGACACAACTCTGGCGGAAATACAGACGGAAGTTTCTGAACTGTCCAAGGATCTCTCGGATATTGACAGCTGTTTTGTACAAATATGGGAAATTTTACAGGGTGCAGATGGTGTGCTTCAGGGGAGGCCGGAATGGGCAGCTCTTCTGGAAAAGCTGGGGGCGTTTCAGTCTGCCTGTGCCGCTCTGCCAAACTGCTTGGACCAGGTCAACGATGCGCTTGCTCAGGTGATCGGGTCGGAGACCGCTGCCCCGGAAGCATTGGCGCAGTTGAAAAGTGCTGCAGAGGATCTACTGGCCGCCGGACAGGCGTTTGGGCAGGCGGGTGCGGAACTGGCCAAGGCGCTGATGAATGTCGCCCCTGGACAGGGACCGGATTTGACAGCCGCTTACCAAAAATTACAGGATGCGTCCCAACAGCTTACAGACACACAGGAGGAAGTAGAAAACATTCTGAAAGATTTAGGCGCGTCTGAAGCCGAGCGGGATCTGCAGGTGAAATTGGACGAACTGAATGCTGCCATCGCCGCCGCAGAGCTGGCCGCCGCAGAGGCGGAGGATGCCCTCGCAGCATTGGCCGGGATCGAATCTGCCCAGACTGTCGTTGAGACACTCCAGGTCGAACTGGCGGCCATCCGTACCAGCCTGGAGCGCGCAAAGCTATCTGCACAGGAGATCGCCGCAGCCGCGGAAAAATTGGTGGTGCCCTCCATCAATATCGAGGAATTGGAGGCCGCCAGACAGGAGATACAGGCCGCCAGGGATAGTTTATCCTCCGCACTGCGCGCATTGGCCCGCAGCGTGGACAGCGGCGGGAGTGCCGTCCGCAAACTGCGGGAATTGCTGGAGAAGGCCGGGGATGCCATAGATGAACTGAGGGATGCCGGAGATACCATGGAGGAACTGTCTTCTCTGACTGCAGACATCATGGAAGACCTTTCCCATGTGCTGCAAGAACTATCTGAGATGCCCACCATCACCATCCGTCCCATCAGCAGCGAGATCAAGGAACAGGGGGATGCTCTGGACAGTATTTTTACTGACCTGATCGACAGCGGAGATGCTCTTCGGGAGTCCATGTCCAGCAATACGGACATTTTGCTGGACGATCTGGACGCCATCAACCGGCAGTTCGGTGTCATTACCGACCTGATGCGGGATATTCTGGATGGTTCTGATGAGAAATTTGAGGATCGGTTTGAGGATGTGTCGGACGAAGCGCCTGAAACTACAGATACGGGCTATCTCTCTGACGCCAGGAATGACGGAATGGTGGAGGGCGATGTTAATGTGGCCGGGATCGTGGGCTCTATGGCTATTGAATACGACTTTGACCCGGAGGACGATTTGATCCGGGAAGGCGACCGCTCCCTGGACTTCCGATATCAGACCAAGGCAGTTGTCGCATCCTGTATCAATACAGGAGCAATCACCGGAAAGCAGGACTACGCCGGCGGTATTGTCGGTCTGATGGACCTGGGACGGGTTAGAAACTGCGAGAATTACGGCGCTGTATCCAGCAGCAACGGCGACTATGTGGGAGGTATTGCCGGCGCCTCCTGGGGCAGCGTCCGGGACAGCTGGAGCAAGTGCCGCCTGTCTGGCAGGGACTATGTGGGCGGTGCGGCTGGATTAGGGGCTACCCTGATAAATTGTCATACCCTGGTGACCATCGATGAGGGCTCTGCTTATCTGGGGGCGGTAGCGGGAGATGTGGACAGCGACGGCACCGTATCCGGCAACACCTTTACCAGCGAGAACCTGGGCGCTCTGGACGGTATCAGCTATGCCGGGAAGGCGGAGCCGGTGGATTTCGATTCCCTGTGCAGCACGGAGGGCGTGCCGGAGCTGTTTTCTCAGCTGGAGCTGACCTTCGTGGCCGATGGCATCACCGTAGCCGTGGTCCCCTTCCAGTATGGGGAAGGGATCGAATCCCTGCCGGAGATTCCGGCGAAAAAGGGGTACTCCGCCGCCTGGCCGGATCTGGACTATACCCATCTGAATGCCAGTCAAACCTTGGAAGCGGAATATACTCCCTATACCTCCGCCCTTTCGGACGGTGGGGAACTGCCGGAGATCCTTGTGGACGGTAGTTTCAGCAGCCGGGCAGAAGTCTCACACACGATTGAGAATGTGACCTGGAGTGATCGCCAGGGAAAGACGCACACCGGCACTGCCTATACCGTCACAGTGGACGACCCGGATTTAGAGCAGGTGTCCTATACGGTTCACTACCGCCTGCCGGACTCTGGAAAACACTATGCGCTATGGGTACAGGAGGAAAGCGGCTGGTCAGAAGCGGATTTTGAGATCGACGGACAGTATCTGCTGCTCACCAGTCAGACGGAGGAGATCACTTTCTGTATTACAGAGCGGTCCAGCAGCCTTCTTGTCTGGCTCGCGGCCGGAACAGGTTGCCTGTTGCTTCTGGCTGCCGTATTCTGTGTGCTGCGTCACATTCAAAAAAAGAGGCATTGAACCCCATGTATGGTCGGCAAGCTCACAGGTGAAGTAGTTACAAAAGAAGAACTCTATGAAGCTGCTTGGGCAACGGACTGCGGACTGTCCATGAGCAAGTATGCCGAGGCTTACCAGATCAACCAAAGCAGCGCAGACTGCCCGCAAAGGAAGTTCCTCACTGCCCTGGCCCATTCCTGTTCCCGGAGATACAAGCCTTTTTCGAGAGCGAGGAGGGGCAAAGGGAATTTGCTGAGTGGAAAGCACAACAGGGAAAGTCTAAGGGATAAAGGAGGCGGGAGTGTTTTATACACTCCCGCCTCCTTTATCCCTCTAAAATACCAACGTGATTTCTTCTGTAAATAAAAGCCAGTGTTAAACAAGCGAGAGTATATCCAATGATGGCAATTAAAGATGCCTCTATACCAAATCCTGCTCCAGTTAACAAGATGTTGTCTGATGGTATAATGAGTTGAAAAATAGGTTCGCCATAAGCACCCTCCGATGTTGTAATATGCAGAATGTCCGTTACTATCGCAAAGTTCCATACCGTATGCATTAGAATATTGTTACCAATAGAATTTCCTGCATAGGAGGCAAGCGAAAACATAGTGCCTACCAAAGTACCGCTGATGATTAAAAGAAAGACACCTCCGATTGTAAAAGTTTCCATTGATGGGAGATGTGCGAAACTAAACAAAACAGATGGGACAAGCACAGCGATGTACTTATTCCATTTACTTTCGAGCAGTCTCATAATGAAACCACGGAATAGTATTTCTTCCAATATCCCCGCTTTCAAAGCAATAAGAATAGATGAAATAATAATTAAGAAGATGTCACCAGTGGAAAAAACATTTACTTGTGCCCGTCCAATGATTAGAAAGATAGTAACTACAAAAGCAGGTAACAAAACAGATAAACTAACTCCCCACCATTTAACGGAAAATGAAATCCCGAAGTCTTCCATTTTTAGATGGAGAACTTTTGTTGTATAGAGCCAAAAGAAGATTAGTGTCAGCAACAGATAGCCCGGCATTCTGATAATAGGATACAACTCACGGACTGGAAGATTTATGATAGAAAATAGGAAATCAAAAATTAGACTTCCCAATAAATCACCGGCCAAAAACAGCAAAAAATATACAATAATTACGGAAATTGTCTTTGGTGTTGAAAACTTATAATTCATTCTGGTTTCACAATCCTCCCAATAAAATGGTCTTGTAGAGAGATGTTAAATGTTATTATAGCATGGGGAATAAAACATACAAGGACAGGGCCCTCCCTGCCCTTGTATGTTTTAAAGAACATTTCGATAGAAATGATAAATCCGATCACATTACCCGCTTGGACAATGTAGTTCAGATTATCATTGTTTGGCCCGAGTGGGGAGACTCGAACTCCCGGCATCTTGCTCCCAAATGTGTGTCTGAACCTTCAGGCGGCACTCTTCCGTCCTCTTTGGCCCTTTCCTCTGCTTGGGCAGTTCCTCTTTAACACTCTTTTGCCCTGCTTGTTTCAAGAAACCCTTTCGTCTTTTGGGATTTGTGTGGGATTGGATTCTGTGTATTAAAAGATGTTCCGCCCGGTTTAATGGGGGTGATGACAGGCCAATCACCTCAAAACAGAGGCGCAGAAACTGTGCCGCATAAACAAAGAATAAGGCCCGTCCCACCGGCAGTCTGAGTGCAGCTCGTCTCCACGCAAATCAACGGCTGTCTCCCCAAAGTTATTTCATTCTACCATGCCGCCGTACAAAAGACAATAAAAGCATATATGGGGCAATAAAGTAGTGGCTATTTCCCTCTTTCTGTGGTATTGTTCGGTTGCCGAAAGGAGGCGACAATATGCAGAAAGAAACGGACTTCACGGTAGGCCGGTGGTGCAACCGCTGGTTCTGCGAGAACCGGGGCAGATGGAGCGGCAGCACCGTGGGCGGATACCGCAACCTGATCTACCGCCACATCCTCCCTGGAATCGAGGGCGTCCCGCTGGCGGAGCTGACCGAAGACACCGTCACCAGCTTCTATGACAGCCTGCAAAGCCAGGGACTCAGCGCCAGAAGTGTCTGGTGCGTCCATCTGCTCCTGCGGCGCTGTATGGATGAGGCGGCCCGCGACCAGTGCATTCACTACAACCCGGTGCGGCTCTGCCAGGAGCCACAAGCAGAAGAACATAACGGCCCCTTTACGCCTGGGGCAGCTCCAGCGGTATCTGAATGCCGCGGAACAGCTTGGCGCATTCCCTCTCATTTACACAGGACTCTCCAGCGGCCTACGGCAATGTGAACTTATCACCTTGTCGTGGGCCGATTTTCATATCCGCTGCCGGTACATTCTCAAGGGCCAGCGGCTGCTGACCCTCAACAGCAGGGCGGAGCATCTCCTGGATCGGATACCGGAAACCGGCCGCTATGTGTTCCTCAACCCCAAGACCGGAGCGCCGTATCAGCTCCACGAGTTCTACTACCTCCACAAGCGGATACTGAAACAGGCGGGCTTGCCGTGGGTGGCCTTCCGGAATCTGCAGCGACAGTGCAGGGAGGTGGGAATATGACGCTGAAAGACTATATCCTCCTCTGGCAGGAGGTCTATGACAAGAACCAGAGCGGGCCGACTACCTACGTAGCTCATGGCTATGTTTTCAAGAACCACATTCTCCCCGGACTGGGGGAGATCCCACTCTCTGAATTGACCGTGGAGCAGGTGGGAAATTTTCTGGAGGAGCGACGGCGCTTTGGCGGTCACCGGCCAGAAAGCCCCGAATACCCAGGGCTGGGGGAGCATACCATGCGGCACATCCACCGCCTGCTCCAGCAATGTCTGGATCAGGCGATCCGAGATGGGCTGATAGCGGACAACCCCGCCCGTAGGTTTCACTACCCAAAGCCCAAGAAGGTCAGCGCCAATGTGCTGACACCGACAGAGGTGGAGGACTATCTGGACGCGGCGGAGCGGCTGGGCCACCTCTCCATGTGCTTGCTGGCGCTGACGGCGGGGCTTCGGCAAGGCGAACTGATTGCCCTAAAATGGAGCGACCTGGACACGAAGGAGCGGACGCTGACCATCACTGAGAATCGCTCGGTGGAGCGACGGGAGCTGGTGGAGTATGAAGACGGCACCAGGATCGTCAGTCTGACCCAGGAAGCGGTTGAACTCCTGCGCCTGGAACACGCTAAACACCCAGGAAGTCCGCTCATGTTCATGCACCCGGCCACCCAGAGGCCCTACTCACCCCAGATGGTGCGCCGGCTGCATAATGAGATCATCCAAGAGGCCGGGCTGGATCATATCCGGTTCGCAGATCTCCGGCACACCTGCGCCGTCCTATCGCTGCAAAATGGAATGGATACGAAAGAGGTTTCTCAGATGCTGGGCCACTTCAGGACCGCAATGACACGGCAGAACTATGCCCCCTATCTGGCCCATATTGCCGCCAAAGGCGAAAACAAGCCCAATGAAGCATCCACGGAAGATCTCAGGGAAGCAGCAAATATTCTCGATAATCTTCTGAAATTCTGATGGATATTCTGCGGAAGATGTGGTATATGTTTGGGGCACAAGGAGATGATGACGATGGAAAACAAACTGCTCAAAGAGCTGTATGATTACTTTTATGTCCGCCCGGAGCTTGATGAACAGGAGAACGAAGTGGAGGAGTGCCACAAAGCATTGATCGAGGCGCTGGCAAAGCCGGAACGCAAGCTGGTGTTACGAATCATTGATGCCCAGAACTTGATTATAGAACAGACCTCCCTCGACAGTTTTACTGCCGGCTTTGAACTGGCGTGGAGGCTCTCAATAGAACTGCAAAATGAAGAAAACGAGCGCTCATTCTCCTGTCGGGCCAGGAGAACGGGCGCTCATTGTGTATGGGAAGACGAAATATAAAATGAGCCTGGGCAGCCCTCGAAAAGCTGCCCAGGCATTCTGCTTGTAGGCTTGGTTCAGCG
This window harbors:
- a CDS encoding integrase family protein — encoded protein: MQKETDFTVGRWCNRWFCENRGRWSGSTVGGYRNLIYRHILPGIEGVPLAELTEDTVTSFYDSLQSQGLSARSVWCVHLLLRRCMDEAARDQCIHYNPVRLCQEPQAEEHNGPFTPGAAPAVSECRGTAWRIPSHLHRTLQRPTAM